One region of Zingiber officinale cultivar Zhangliang chromosome 7B, Zo_v1.1, whole genome shotgun sequence genomic DNA includes:
- the LOC122005298 gene encoding cellulose synthase-like protein H1 isoform X1 — MAKSHALPLNERVSVNNTLQRLSDVVILSLLLSLLAYRLASLHRHGTTWLVAFVCESWFAFIWFLYLNARWNRIVYRSHPQHLANTYGDLPAVDMFVTTADPTLEPPIITVDTVLSLLALDYPVHKLACYVSDDGASPVTFFSFSESVEFAKLWVPFCKKHGVRVREPSVYFSSTEPQLNSSADFIQEWRHVKNEYEELSRRVASVNNEDQIPNYHSNDEFKDFFKIESKNHPTIVKILWENKKGSEQEGIMPHLIYVAREKRPEHPHHYKAGAMNVLTRVSGVMTNAPFVLNVDCDMLANNPQVILHAMCLLLGSPDEGNNNAFAQAPQQFHRALKDDPFGNQLVVLQQSLVPGIQGIQGPFYAGTGCLQRRKVIYGVPPNGSRFKKKGGKFFSRLQLLECSSKDNSTEMLSREELQLFYGTSMEFMHSAVQITAGISSPGLPSDLSSRVAVAEMVASCSYEFNTAWGDEIGWVYGSMTEDILTSLRCHSMGWRTVALMLDPPAFLGSAPVGGPASLTQHKRWATGLLEILVSKKNPVVSVITKELMLRQCLAYLIILVWAVRSIVEVCYALLPAYCLLSNSTFLPNTSEVGFVVALALFVTYNIYTLVEYFRYGLSVRAWWNNQRMQRIYSSTAWLLGFFSVVLKLLGISDTVFEITQKEQQRPGEDVDDPGRFTFDSSPPFVPGTAVMLVNLWAFAVGLLRVLSTTDAEGPGIGEFVCSGWILLCFWSFLKGLVGRGRHGIPWPVIGKAMVMVGLFLQCCKTA, encoded by the exons ATGGCAAAGTCCCACGCCCTCCCTCTCAACGAGAGAGTTTCTGTCAACAACACTCTCCAACGGCTCTCGGATGTTGTAAtcctctccctcctcctctccctccTCGCCTATCGTCTCGCCTCGCTTCATCGCCATGGAACCACTTGGCTCGTCGCCTTCGTTTGCGAGTCATGGTTCGCCTTCATCTGGTTCCTCTATCTCAATGCCAGATGGAACCGGATCGTTTACAGATCTCACCCCCAGCACTTAGCAAACAC GTACGGTGATCTTCCAGCCGTGGACATGTTTGTGACCACCGCCGACCCGACGCTGGAGCCTCCGATCATCACCGTCGACACGGTACTCTCCTTGCTGGCCCTGGACTATCCGGTTCACAAGCTTGCTTGCTATGTTTCCGACGACGGAGCGTCGCCAgtgaccttcttctccttctccgagTCCGTGGAGTTCGCCAAGCTCTGGGTTCCCTTCTGCAAGAAGCATGGCGTGAGAGTGCGAGAGCCTTCCGTTTACTTCTCTAGCACTGAACCACAGCTGAACTCCTCAGCTGACTTCATCCAAGAGTGGAGGCATGTCAAg AATGAGTATGAAGAACTAAGTCGAAGAGTTGCATCTGTAAATAATGAAGACCAAATTCCTAATTACCACAGTAACGATGAGTTCAAggacttcttcaagatcgagagCAAGAACCATCCAACCATAGTCAAG ATTTTATGGGAGAACAAGAAAGGATCAGAACAAGAAGGGATAATGCCACATCTAATTTATGTGGCCAGAGAGAAGAGGCCAGAGCATCCACATCACTACAAGGCAGGAGCCATGAATGTTCTG ACGAGGGTGTCAGGTGTGATGACTAATGCACCATTCGTGCTCAACGTCGACTGCGACATGCTCGCCAACAACCCACAAGTCATCCTCCATGCCATGTGTCTGCTCCTCGGCTCCCCCGACGAGGGGAACAATAATGCCTTCGCCCAGGCTCCGCAGCAGTTCCATAGAGCTCTCAAGGACGATCCCTTCGGAAACCAACTCGTAGTCCTCCAACAG TCCCTTGTGCCCGGTATACAAGGTATTCAAGGCCCGTTTTATGCCGGAACAGGATGCCTCCAACGGAGAAAAGTCATATATGGCGTCCCACCAAATGGTTCCAGATTTAAGAAGAAAGGCGGCAAATTTTTTTCTCGACTCCAATTGCTGGAATGCAGTTCGAAGGACAATTCAACAGAAATGTTGTCTCGCGAAGAACTTCAGTTGTTCTACGGAACCTCTATGGAATTCATGCACTCGGCCGTTCAAATAACCGCAGGAATCAGTAGTCCTGGATTACCCAGCGACCTTTCCAGTCGTGTTGCAGTAGCTGAAATGGTTGCTTCTTGTTCTTATGAATTCAACACAGCTTGGGGCGATGAG ATTGGTTGGGTTTATGGTTCGATGACGGAGGACATCCTCACAAGCCTGAGGTGCCATTCCATGGGATGGAGAACGGTGGCTCTGATGCTGGACCCACCTGCGTTCCTCGGCTCTGCCCCCGTAGGCGGTCCGGCGAGCTTGACGCAGCACAAGAGGTGGGCAACAGGCCTTCTGGAGATCCTGGTTAGCAAGAAAAACCCGGTAGTTTCTGTCATCACCAAAGAGCTCATGCTCCGGCAATGTCTCGCGTACTTGATCATACTTGTTTGGGCTGTGAGATCCATCGTCGAGGTCTGCTATGCTCTGCTCCCGGCTTACTGCCTCCTTTCGAACTCCACCTTCTTGCCTAAC ACATCAGAAGTGGGTTTTGTTGTGGCATTGGCTCTTTTTGTGACCTACAACATCTACACATTGGTAGAATACTTCCGCTACGGGTTGTCGGTGAGAGCATGGTGGAATAACCAGAGGATGCAGAGGATTTACTCGTCCACCGCATGGCTTCTCGGCTTCTTCAGCGTTGTCCTCAAGCTTCTCGGCATCTCGGACACCGTCTTCGAGATCACCCAAAAAGAGCAGCAAAGGCCGGGTGAAGACGTGGACGACCCCGGGCGGTTCACCTTCGACTCATCGCCGCCGTTTGTTCCAGGGACCGCGGTAATGCTGGTCAATCTGTGGGCCTTCGCCGTCGGTTTGCTGCGAGTTCTCAGTACCACCGACGCCGAAGGACCGGGGATCGGGGAGTTTGTCTGTAGCGGCTGGATCTTGCTCTGCTTTTGGTCGTTCTTGAAGGGGCTCGTTGGGCGCGGGAGGCATGGGATTCCCTGGCCGGTCATTGGCAAGGCAATGGTGATGGTTGGCCTTTTCCTGCAGTGTTGCAAAACTGCATGA
- the LOC122004168 gene encoding uncharacterized protein LOC122004168, which yields MEYSRRINVTMTVGEYELFKEAKRRATFENDDVKCQVLLNTLSGSAQKWFDGLSHGSITCFLDFKTAFLCHFASIRKYQKMDHCLFALKEGPSEPLRSYIKRFNQVTQDVPSAMLEILMSAFSHGQTEGEFFRDLIRNPIKNFDEMLERRSATSM from the exons ATGGAGTATTCTAGACGAATCAACGTGACCATGACCGTTGGAGAATATGAGCTATTCAAGGAGGCCAAAAGGCGGGCGACCTTCGAAAA CGACGACGTCAAATGTCAAGTATTGTTGAATACTCTATCAGGTTCCGcccagaagtggttcgatggactgTCGCACGGTTCCATCACTTGCTTCCTAGACTTCAAGACTGCATTCCTGTGCCACTTCGCCAGCATCAGGAAGTATCAAAAGATGGACCACTGCTTATTTGCTCTCAAGGAAGGGCCCTCCGAGCCGTTAAGAAGCTATATCAAACGCTTCAATCAAGTGACTCAGGATGTTCCCTCGGCCATGTTAGAAATACTcatgagcgccttctctcatggaCAGACAGAAGGAGAGTTCTTTAGGGATCTCATCAGAAATCCCATAAAGAATTTCGATGAGATGCTAGAGAGGCGATCAGCTACATCAATGTGA
- the LOC122005298 gene encoding cellulose synthase-like protein H1 isoform X2 — protein sequence MFVTTADPTLEPPIITVDTVLSLLALDYPVHKLACYVSDDGASPVTFFSFSESVEFAKLWVPFCKKHGVRVREPSVYFSSTEPQLNSSADFIQEWRHVKNEYEELSRRVASVNNEDQIPNYHSNDEFKDFFKIESKNHPTIVKILWENKKGSEQEGIMPHLIYVAREKRPEHPHHYKAGAMNVLTRVSGVMTNAPFVLNVDCDMLANNPQVILHAMCLLLGSPDEGNNNAFAQAPQQFHRALKDDPFGNQLVVLQQSLVPGIQGIQGPFYAGTGCLQRRKVIYGVPPNGSRFKKKGGKFFSRLQLLECSSKDNSTEMLSREELQLFYGTSMEFMHSAVQITAGISSPGLPSDLSSRVAVAEMVASCSYEFNTAWGDEIGWVYGSMTEDILTSLRCHSMGWRTVALMLDPPAFLGSAPVGGPASLTQHKRWATGLLEILVSKKNPVVSVITKELMLRQCLAYLIILVWAVRSIVEVCYALLPAYCLLSNSTFLPNTSEVGFVVALALFVTYNIYTLVEYFRYGLSVRAWWNNQRMQRIYSSTAWLLGFFSVVLKLLGISDTVFEITQKEQQRPGEDVDDPGRFTFDSSPPFVPGTAVMLVNLWAFAVGLLRVLSTTDAEGPGIGEFVCSGWILLCFWSFLKGLVGRGRHGIPWPVIGKAMVMVGLFLQCCKTA from the exons ATGTTTGTGACCACCGCCGACCCGACGCTGGAGCCTCCGATCATCACCGTCGACACGGTACTCTCCTTGCTGGCCCTGGACTATCCGGTTCACAAGCTTGCTTGCTATGTTTCCGACGACGGAGCGTCGCCAgtgaccttcttctccttctccgagTCCGTGGAGTTCGCCAAGCTCTGGGTTCCCTTCTGCAAGAAGCATGGCGTGAGAGTGCGAGAGCCTTCCGTTTACTTCTCTAGCACTGAACCACAGCTGAACTCCTCAGCTGACTTCATCCAAGAGTGGAGGCATGTCAAg AATGAGTATGAAGAACTAAGTCGAAGAGTTGCATCTGTAAATAATGAAGACCAAATTCCTAATTACCACAGTAACGATGAGTTCAAggacttcttcaagatcgagagCAAGAACCATCCAACCATAGTCAAG ATTTTATGGGAGAACAAGAAAGGATCAGAACAAGAAGGGATAATGCCACATCTAATTTATGTGGCCAGAGAGAAGAGGCCAGAGCATCCACATCACTACAAGGCAGGAGCCATGAATGTTCTG ACGAGGGTGTCAGGTGTGATGACTAATGCACCATTCGTGCTCAACGTCGACTGCGACATGCTCGCCAACAACCCACAAGTCATCCTCCATGCCATGTGTCTGCTCCTCGGCTCCCCCGACGAGGGGAACAATAATGCCTTCGCCCAGGCTCCGCAGCAGTTCCATAGAGCTCTCAAGGACGATCCCTTCGGAAACCAACTCGTAGTCCTCCAACAG TCCCTTGTGCCCGGTATACAAGGTATTCAAGGCCCGTTTTATGCCGGAACAGGATGCCTCCAACGGAGAAAAGTCATATATGGCGTCCCACCAAATGGTTCCAGATTTAAGAAGAAAGGCGGCAAATTTTTTTCTCGACTCCAATTGCTGGAATGCAGTTCGAAGGACAATTCAACAGAAATGTTGTCTCGCGAAGAACTTCAGTTGTTCTACGGAACCTCTATGGAATTCATGCACTCGGCCGTTCAAATAACCGCAGGAATCAGTAGTCCTGGATTACCCAGCGACCTTTCCAGTCGTGTTGCAGTAGCTGAAATGGTTGCTTCTTGTTCTTATGAATTCAACACAGCTTGGGGCGATGAG ATTGGTTGGGTTTATGGTTCGATGACGGAGGACATCCTCACAAGCCTGAGGTGCCATTCCATGGGATGGAGAACGGTGGCTCTGATGCTGGACCCACCTGCGTTCCTCGGCTCTGCCCCCGTAGGCGGTCCGGCGAGCTTGACGCAGCACAAGAGGTGGGCAACAGGCCTTCTGGAGATCCTGGTTAGCAAGAAAAACCCGGTAGTTTCTGTCATCACCAAAGAGCTCATGCTCCGGCAATGTCTCGCGTACTTGATCATACTTGTTTGGGCTGTGAGATCCATCGTCGAGGTCTGCTATGCTCTGCTCCCGGCTTACTGCCTCCTTTCGAACTCCACCTTCTTGCCTAAC ACATCAGAAGTGGGTTTTGTTGTGGCATTGGCTCTTTTTGTGACCTACAACATCTACACATTGGTAGAATACTTCCGCTACGGGTTGTCGGTGAGAGCATGGTGGAATAACCAGAGGATGCAGAGGATTTACTCGTCCACCGCATGGCTTCTCGGCTTCTTCAGCGTTGTCCTCAAGCTTCTCGGCATCTCGGACACCGTCTTCGAGATCACCCAAAAAGAGCAGCAAAGGCCGGGTGAAGACGTGGACGACCCCGGGCGGTTCACCTTCGACTCATCGCCGCCGTTTGTTCCAGGGACCGCGGTAATGCTGGTCAATCTGTGGGCCTTCGCCGTCGGTTTGCTGCGAGTTCTCAGTACCACCGACGCCGAAGGACCGGGGATCGGGGAGTTTGTCTGTAGCGGCTGGATCTTGCTCTGCTTTTGGTCGTTCTTGAAGGGGCTCGTTGGGCGCGGGAGGCATGGGATTCCCTGGCCGGTCATTGGCAAGGCAATGGTGATGGTTGGCCTTTTCCTGCAGTGTTGCAAAACTGCATGA